In Myxococcus stipitatus, the following are encoded in one genomic region:
- a CDS encoding trifunctional serine/threonine-protein kinase/ATP-binding protein/sensor histidine kinase: MDDGTSVTLKVADPSRPASLANRLRHEFELTQALRLDGVLHPLALNESRPGTSALVLEGFGEKTLAQRLASERLDLRSGCRLAVALARAVGQLHAAGILHRDLQPASVLLGADGTSVKLTGLTLATRRARTEVAPVAPERLEGTLEYLSPEGTGRTHRSVDSRSDFYSLGVMLFEVFTGRRPFADTDALGLVHAHVALPPPSPQALSPELPRPLAALILKLLAKSPEDRYQSAYGLVADLQRCLDALEAHGAVPDFELGTKDVPERFAVPEKLYGRESQQAALKYTFERAASGRSGFVLITGGAGMGKSALTGTLKRPVSEKHGLFVRGKYDQLLRDAPYSGIFEAFREVARSLLGEERLEDWRQRLLEALGGMGRLVVDAVPRMALVLGEQPPVPELDPAESELRFQLVLRKLMGALATPEHPLVIVLDDLQWADSASLQLLRLLLSDKGLNHLLVVGACRTEELGPDHPVEGLFQSLREAGTPVQRVDLEPLSPAQLSRLVSDVFPAAAGQRDTQLDAVVLSLTEGNPFFAVQLLRAFFERGLVRFDAEGGGFRWDGGALRGQDFSDGVVALLTARIRELSPEAQALLPMAAALGHTFTSRNLAVVTEQSPQRAEATLDEIVQAGLVYPVGERLTDTERADSFQFAHDRVQQAALELTPASQHAEVHARIGRLLLRHTPPELLDEQLADIVNHFHLALPVLKDTEERHRVAALDLRAGRGAKSRGAWTAALRLLSTGRQLLGDEGWSKSRALAFDLHVEAAEAAYLAADFEQMERLAGAALAHAADRIEHVRVHLVRLQCHSHRGEHARAVDLGLEVLAKLGQHLPAQPKQPHVLAAVAKTKVLLGLRKPEDLESLPELKDPLLLATLRLMMKLSTAAFMSRPLLFPLIVLRTLQLSIRHGATGASAFGYVGYGLMLSVHLGNPEEGYRYGRLALKTLDRFGAESLRAMVHFVFNLFIRHWKEPLSTCIDDFFTGATKGQESGDIEYFAYNASAGCAASLIGRDGLAAHGPRVDRFLDLLASHQHKNVPFLQFTRHTLDQLTGAFTGDIEARERDILAPYHQLGYANGIASCDVMRTMRRWLWGDARGALESAAAVDAHAELIAGQIYLPWYKFFQGLALLQLHPTRGPLERIRASRSIDSLRKQMRAWARIAPMNYAARAELLDAERARVDGRAEEAADGYDRAIRLAREHGLSLDEGVACEQAARFHLTAGKERVARAYLQEARDAYVHWGARAVATRLEREHPRLLTTAPAEPVHTEESAGTPLAALDMASVLKTARALSGEIVLDKLLRKIMTLLIENAGARRGFLILKRTEGLFIEAEGSVDGARVLLEHAVPVESSTALPASIVHYVVRTGETVILDDAAAEEPFSEDPYVRSAHPKSVLCSPLLKQGSLTGVLYLENDATRGAFTPERLEVLRLLSFQAAISLENAGLYASLEEYSHTLERRVDERTAELQAKNVELAGTLTRIQEMQRQLVAQEKLASLGSLTAGIAHELQNPLNFVNNFSELSAKLATELDSTLRGMMDRFDATTVQDVLETLEDLKQNSQRIQSHGRRASGIIKTMLRHSRRSEGSRSRADLNVLIRDSVNLAVQGLRARQGASTVETETEFDTSVGNVELVAGDISRLIINILDNAFYATVQKQRTTATGFVPRVQVVTRRQGDRVELRVRDNGSGIPMEIRERLFDPFFTTKPAGSGTGLGLSLCHDIVQEHQGDIRVESVVGEFTEFIITIPAPPSSAIVA, from the coding sequence GTGGATGACGGCACCTCGGTCACCCTGAAGGTCGCCGACCCCTCTCGCCCCGCATCCTTGGCGAACCGTCTCCGGCATGAGTTCGAGCTGACTCAAGCCCTGCGACTCGACGGCGTCCTCCATCCCCTGGCCTTGAACGAGTCGCGCCCCGGCACCTCCGCGCTGGTGCTCGAGGGGTTTGGTGAGAAGACCCTCGCCCAGCGGCTGGCCTCCGAGCGCCTCGACTTGCGCTCCGGATGCCGGCTCGCCGTCGCCCTCGCGCGCGCCGTGGGACAGCTCCACGCCGCGGGCATCCTGCATCGAGACCTCCAGCCAGCCTCGGTGCTGCTGGGCGCCGACGGGACGTCCGTGAAGTTGACGGGACTCACGCTCGCCACGCGACGGGCCCGCACGGAAGTGGCACCCGTCGCGCCTGAGCGGCTCGAAGGGACACTCGAGTACTTGTCTCCCGAAGGCACGGGGCGCACGCACCGGAGCGTCGACTCGCGCAGCGACTTCTACTCGCTCGGTGTCATGCTGTTCGAGGTGTTCACCGGCCGCAGGCCCTTCGCCGACACCGATGCGTTGGGCCTCGTCCACGCGCACGTCGCGCTTCCACCGCCCTCTCCTCAGGCGCTCTCGCCAGAGCTCCCGCGTCCGCTCGCGGCCCTCATCCTCAAGCTGTTGGCCAAATCGCCGGAGGACCGATACCAGAGCGCGTATGGGCTGGTGGCGGACCTTCAGCGCTGCCTCGATGCGTTGGAGGCTCACGGCGCGGTGCCCGACTTCGAGCTGGGCACGAAGGACGTCCCCGAGCGCTTCGCCGTTCCCGAAAAGCTCTACGGCCGGGAGTCGCAACAGGCCGCGCTGAAGTACACCTTCGAGCGTGCGGCCTCGGGCCGCTCCGGCTTCGTGCTCATCACGGGCGGCGCGGGCATGGGGAAGTCCGCGCTCACCGGCACCCTCAAGCGGCCCGTCTCGGAGAAGCACGGCCTCTTCGTGCGCGGCAAGTACGACCAACTCCTTCGTGATGCCCCCTACAGCGGCATCTTCGAGGCGTTCCGCGAGGTCGCCCGCAGCCTGCTTGGTGAAGAGCGGCTGGAGGATTGGCGTCAGCGGCTGCTGGAAGCGCTCGGTGGCATGGGCCGCCTGGTGGTGGACGCGGTCCCGCGCATGGCGTTGGTGCTCGGTGAACAACCGCCTGTTCCGGAGCTGGACCCCGCCGAGTCGGAGCTCCGGTTCCAGCTCGTGTTGCGCAAGCTGATGGGCGCGCTCGCCACGCCGGAGCATCCACTCGTCATCGTGCTCGATGACCTCCAGTGGGCGGACAGCGCCAGCCTCCAGCTCCTGCGTCTGCTGTTGTCGGACAAGGGACTCAACCATCTGCTCGTCGTCGGCGCCTGCCGCACCGAAGAGCTGGGCCCCGACCATCCGGTGGAGGGCCTGTTCCAGTCGTTGCGCGAGGCGGGCACCCCGGTACAACGCGTGGACCTGGAGCCGCTGTCCCCCGCGCAGCTGTCGCGACTGGTGAGCGATGTATTCCCCGCAGCGGCGGGACAGCGGGACACGCAACTGGATGCGGTGGTGCTCTCGTTGACGGAGGGCAATCCCTTCTTCGCGGTGCAGCTGCTGCGCGCGTTCTTCGAGCGAGGGCTCGTGCGCTTCGACGCGGAGGGCGGTGGGTTCCGTTGGGACGGAGGTGCACTGAGAGGCCAGGACTTCAGCGACGGCGTCGTCGCGCTGCTCACGGCCCGAATCCGCGAGCTGAGCCCCGAGGCCCAGGCCCTGCTCCCCATGGCCGCGGCGCTCGGCCATACGTTCACCTCTCGCAACCTCGCCGTCGTCACGGAGCAGTCGCCGCAACGAGCGGAGGCGACGCTCGACGAAATCGTCCAGGCGGGCCTCGTCTATCCCGTGGGAGAGCGCCTCACGGACACGGAGCGCGCGGACAGCTTCCAGTTCGCCCATGACCGCGTTCAGCAGGCCGCGCTCGAGCTCACTCCCGCGAGCCAGCACGCGGAGGTCCACGCCCGCATCGGCCGCTTGCTCTTGCGCCACACGCCTCCCGAGCTGCTGGACGAGCAGCTCGCGGACATCGTGAATCACTTCCATCTGGCGCTGCCCGTGCTGAAGGACACAGAGGAGCGGCACCGCGTGGCGGCGCTGGACCTGCGCGCGGGACGTGGAGCCAAGTCTCGCGGCGCCTGGACGGCCGCGCTGCGGCTTCTGTCGACGGGCCGGCAGCTCCTGGGCGATGAAGGCTGGTCGAAGAGCCGCGCCCTCGCCTTCGACCTGCATGTCGAGGCCGCCGAGGCCGCCTATCTCGCGGCCGACTTCGAGCAGATGGAGCGGCTGGCTGGAGCGGCGCTCGCCCATGCGGCGGACCGCATCGAGCACGTGCGCGTGCACCTGGTGCGCCTCCAGTGCCACTCCCACCGCGGTGAGCATGCGCGCGCGGTGGACCTGGGCCTGGAAGTCCTGGCGAAGCTGGGCCAGCACCTCCCCGCGCAGCCCAAACAGCCGCATGTCCTGGCCGCCGTGGCGAAGACCAAGGTGCTCTTGGGGCTGCGCAAGCCCGAGGACCTGGAGTCGCTCCCCGAGCTGAAGGACCCGCTGCTCCTGGCGACGCTGCGCCTGATGATGAAGCTGTCCACGGCCGCGTTCATGTCGCGGCCCCTGCTCTTCCCGCTCATCGTGCTGCGCACCCTGCAGCTCTCCATCCGCCATGGCGCGACGGGAGCATCGGCCTTCGGGTACGTGGGCTACGGGTTGATGCTCAGCGTCCACCTCGGCAATCCCGAGGAGGGCTACCGCTACGGCCGGCTCGCGCTCAAGACGCTGGACCGCTTCGGCGCGGAGAGCCTGCGCGCCATGGTGCACTTCGTCTTCAACCTGTTCATCCGCCACTGGAAGGAGCCGCTGTCGACGTGCATCGACGACTTCTTCACGGGCGCGACCAAGGGGCAGGAGTCTGGTGACATCGAGTACTTCGCGTACAACGCGAGCGCGGGCTGCGCGGCGTCGCTCATCGGTCGCGATGGCCTCGCCGCACACGGTCCACGCGTCGACCGCTTCCTGGACCTGCTCGCGTCGCACCAGCACAAGAACGTGCCGTTCCTCCAGTTCACCCGGCACACGCTCGACCAGCTCACGGGGGCCTTCACCGGCGACATAGAGGCCCGCGAGCGGGACATCCTCGCCCCGTATCATCAGCTCGGGTATGCCAATGGCATCGCCTCCTGCGATGTCATGCGCACCATGCGGCGCTGGCTGTGGGGCGATGCACGAGGCGCGCTCGAGAGCGCCGCGGCGGTGGATGCCCACGCGGAGCTCATCGCCGGGCAGATCTACCTGCCCTGGTACAAGTTCTTCCAGGGCCTGGCACTCCTTCAGCTCCACCCCACTCGAGGCCCCCTGGAGCGCATCCGCGCATCGCGCTCCATCGACTCGCTCCGCAAGCAGATGCGAGCCTGGGCACGTATCGCGCCCATGAACTACGCGGCACGCGCGGAGCTGCTCGACGCGGAGCGCGCCCGCGTGGATGGGCGCGCCGAGGAGGCCGCGGACGGCTATGACCGGGCCATCCGTCTGGCCCGTGAGCATGGCCTGTCGCTCGACGAAGGGGTCGCCTGTGAGCAGGCCGCGCGATTCCACCTCACCGCCGGCAAAGAGCGCGTGGCCCGCGCCTATCTCCAGGAGGCTCGCGACGCCTATGTCCACTGGGGCGCGCGAGCCGTCGCCACGCGCCTGGAACGCGAGCACCCGCGTCTGTTGACGACCGCGCCTGCGGAGCCCGTGCACACCGAGGAGTCCGCGGGCACACCACTGGCCGCGTTGGACATGGCCTCCGTGTTGAAGACGGCGCGCGCGCTGTCCGGCGAAATCGTCCTGGACAAGCTGCTGCGCAAGATCATGACGCTTCTCATCGAGAACGCGGGCGCGCGCCGGGGCTTCCTCATTCTCAAGCGGACCGAGGGGCTCTTCATCGAAGCGGAGGGCTCCGTCGACGGCGCCCGCGTGCTGCTGGAGCATGCCGTACCCGTGGAGTCCTCCACCGCGCTGCCGGCCTCCATCGTCCACTACGTCGTGCGCACCGGGGAGACGGTGATTCTGGACGACGCCGCGGCGGAGGAGCCCTTCTCCGAGGACCCCTATGTCCGCAGCGCACATCCCAAGTCCGTGCTGTGCAGCCCGCTGTTGAAGCAGGGCTCGCTCACCGGCGTGCTGTACCTGGAGAACGACGCGACGCGAGGAGCCTTCACGCCCGAGCGGCTGGAGGTGCTGCGCCTGTTGTCCTTCCAGGCCGCCATCTCCCTGGAGAACGCGGGCCTCTACGCGAGCCTGGAGGAGTACAGCCACACGCTGGAGCGGCGCGTGGACGAGCGCACCGCGGAGCTTCAGGCGAAGAACGTGGAGCTGGCCGGGACACTCACCCGCATCCAGGAGATGCAGCGGCAGCTCGTGGCGCAGGAGAAGCTGGCCTCGTTGGGCTCACTCACGGCCGGCATCGCCCATGAGCTGCAGAACCCGCTCAACTTCGTGAACAACTTCTCGGAGCTCTCCGCCAAGCTGGCCACCGAGCTGGACTCCACGCTGCGGGGCATGATGGACCGCTTCGACGCGACGACGGTGCAGGACGTGCTGGAGACGCTGGAGGACTTGAAGCAGAACTCCCAGCGCATCCAGTCCCATGGCCGCCGTGCGTCCGGCATCATCAAGACGATGTTGCGCCACTCGCGCCGCTCGGAGGGTTCGCGCAGCCGCGCGGACCTGAACGTCCTGATTCGCGACAGCGTCAACCTGGCCGTGCAGGGACTACGGGCCCGCCAGGGCGCATCCACCGTGGAGACGGAGACGGAGTTCGACACATCCGTGGGCAACGTCGAGCTGGTCGCGGGCGACATCAGCCGCCTCATCATCAACATCCTCGACAACGCCTTCTACGCCACCGTGCAGAAGCAGCGCACCACAGCCACGGGCTTCGTGCCCCGCGTCCAGGTCGTCACGCGGCGGCAAGGCGACCGCGTGGAGCTGCGCGTGCGCGACAACGGCTCGGGCATCCCCATGGAGATTCGCGAGCGGCTCTTCGACCCGTTCTTCACCACCAAGCCCGCGGGCTCGGGCACCGGCCTGGGGCTGTCGCTCTGCCACGACATCGTCCAGGAGCACCAGGGCGACATCCGGGTGGAGAGCGTCGTCGGCGAGTTCACCGAGTTCATCATCACCATCCCCGCCCCACCCTCGAGCGCCATCGTCGCCTGA
- the clpX gene encoding ATP-dependent Clp protease ATP-binding subunit ClpX, translated as MWLRQVPGSANSEAAVKKEQHHVNLSCSFCGKSQREVRKLIAGPTVYICDECIKLCNDIIADENEREEGKPQVSLPTPSEIKAFLDDYVIGQDQAKKVLAVAVYNHYKRIYQKKPSARPRPGVKSPSGDDVELSKSNILLIGPTGSGKTLLAQSLARFLNVPFTIADATSLTEAGYVGEDVENIIQNLLHNADYDVEKAARGIVYIDEIDKIARKGDMPSATRDVGGEGVQQALLKIIEGTRANVTPRGGKKYNQQEYVQVDTTNILFICGGAFHGIDGVIKRRVGEKGLGFGAKITHREDRSVGELLALTEPEDLMKFGMIPEFIGRLPMIATLNDLKEEDLVTILAQPKNALVKQYQKLFEFEKVKLTFTKEALRAIAREAMRRHSGARGLRAILEDAMLEIMYDVPFREGVKECKITETVITRREPPQLVMEKEKKTA; from the coding sequence ATGTGGCTCCGGCAAGTCCCGGGGTCGGCGAACTCGGAGGCGGCAGTGAAGAAGGAGCAACACCACGTCAACCTGTCCTGCTCGTTCTGCGGAAAATCGCAGCGCGAGGTCCGCAAGCTCATCGCGGGACCGACGGTCTACATCTGCGATGAGTGCATCAAGCTGTGTAACGACATCATCGCGGACGAGAACGAGCGCGAAGAGGGCAAGCCCCAGGTCAGCTTGCCGACGCCTTCTGAAATCAAGGCGTTCCTGGATGACTACGTCATCGGGCAGGACCAGGCGAAGAAGGTCCTCGCGGTCGCGGTCTACAACCACTACAAGCGCATCTACCAGAAGAAGCCCTCGGCCCGTCCGCGCCCTGGGGTGAAGAGCCCGTCTGGTGACGATGTGGAGTTGAGCAAGAGCAACATCCTGCTCATCGGCCCCACGGGCAGCGGCAAGACGCTGCTGGCCCAGTCGCTCGCGCGCTTCCTCAACGTCCCGTTCACCATCGCCGACGCCACCAGCCTCACCGAGGCGGGCTACGTGGGCGAGGACGTGGAGAACATCATCCAGAACCTCCTCCACAACGCCGACTACGACGTGGAGAAGGCGGCGCGCGGCATCGTCTACATCGACGAGATCGACAAGATCGCGCGCAAGGGCGACATGCCCAGCGCCACCCGCGACGTGGGCGGCGAGGGCGTGCAGCAGGCGTTGCTGAAGATCATCGAAGGCACTCGCGCCAACGTCACCCCGCGCGGTGGCAAGAAGTACAACCAGCAGGAGTACGTGCAGGTCGACACGACGAACATCCTGTTCATCTGCGGCGGCGCGTTCCATGGCATCGACGGCGTCATCAAGCGCCGCGTGGGCGAGAAGGGCCTGGGCTTCGGCGCGAAGATCACCCACCGCGAGGACCGCAGCGTGGGCGAGCTGCTGGCGCTGACCGAGCCGGAAGACCTGATGAAGTTCGGGATGATTCCCGAGTTCATCGGCCGTCTGCCGATGATCGCCACGCTGAATGACTTGAAGGAAGAGGACCTGGTCACCATCCTCGCCCAGCCGAAGAACGCGCTGGTGAAGCAGTACCAGAAGCTCTTCGAGTTCGAGAAGGTGAAGCTCACCTTCACGAAGGAGGCGCTGCGCGCCATCGCCCGCGAGGCGATGCGCCGTCACTCCGGAGCGCGCGGCCTGCGCGCCATCCTGGAGGACGCGATGCTGGAGATCATGTACGACGTGCCGTTCCGCGAGGGCGTCAAGGAGTGCAAGATCACCGAGACGGTCATCACCCGTCGTGAGCCGCCCCAGCTCGTCATGGAGAAGGAGAAGAAGACGGCCTAG
- a CDS encoding AgmX/PglI C-terminal domain-containing protein — protein MAAGQELAADVDGQWLFRHGDLVLGPVSGAQIVEKLKTGELTPESLLALAGERDFHAMKDVEPFKVHVALAEARARVDAAVLVEREKNRKRMMVLGGVAGGLALVLGTGGLLLARNAAVHGWFGEDEFEGIEMEAPVIRVAQARQDEEELFEYPTQGTVKPKQGETGTAGGGKPSTGSGKPTAVASVDRKPPRPSGNVVTDPDGMQVAQQFDQSAINRIVAGNKSTLFRCFKEEAARSPGLAAKIPLEFVIGNDGRVSKLWVDNPQFKKGPLFDCLFTELQKWPFRAYEGERATVGLSFTLGKRG, from the coding sequence ATGGCGGCTGGACAAGAACTCGCGGCGGACGTGGATGGGCAGTGGCTCTTCCGGCATGGAGACCTGGTTCTCGGGCCGGTGAGTGGCGCTCAGATTGTGGAGAAGCTCAAGACGGGTGAGTTGACACCCGAGTCCCTCCTGGCGCTCGCCGGTGAGCGGGACTTCCACGCGATGAAGGACGTGGAACCCTTCAAGGTCCACGTGGCGCTCGCCGAGGCACGCGCGCGAGTGGACGCCGCGGTCCTGGTGGAGCGGGAGAAGAACCGCAAACGGATGATGGTGCTGGGCGGAGTCGCCGGGGGACTGGCGCTGGTGTTGGGCACGGGCGGCCTGCTCCTGGCGCGCAACGCCGCGGTGCACGGCTGGTTCGGCGAGGACGAGTTCGAGGGCATCGAGATGGAGGCCCCCGTCATCCGCGTGGCGCAGGCGCGCCAGGACGAAGAAGAACTCTTCGAGTACCCGACCCAGGGAACGGTGAAGCCGAAGCAGGGTGAGACGGGGACGGCGGGCGGCGGCAAGCCCTCGACAGGCAGCGGCAAGCCCACGGCGGTCGCCTCGGTGGATCGCAAGCCGCCGCGTCCCTCGGGCAACGTGGTCACCGACCCGGACGGCATGCAGGTCGCGCAGCAGTTCGACCAGTCCGCCATCAACCGCATCGTCGCGGGCAACAAGTCCACGCTCTTCCGCTGCTTCAAGGAGGAGGCCGCGCGCAGCCCGGGGCTGGCGGCGAAAATCCCCCTGGAGTTCGTCATCGGCAATGACGGCCGGGTCAGCAAGCTGTGGGTGGACAACCCTCAGTTCAAGAAGGGGCCACTCTTCGACTGCCTCTTCACGGAGCTGCAGAAGTGGCCTTTCCGGGCGTACGAGGGGGAGCGGGCGACGGTGGGGCTGTCGTTCACCCTGGGCAAGCGGGGCTAG
- a CDS encoding tRNA pseudouridine(38-40) synthase TruA: MLTSTSKRIPVALWLWYLGGNFRGFQRQPQGPTVQESLEEALRAVGVPATVMPAGRTDRGVHARMQVVSVRLEAGDSPESLAQRLPAHLPPGLGLCLVRRPRSFHAQWSASGKAYRYRFQLGGAVAPEWAPYALDVAGEVGLQGQGHRVTPERVADLLALAAGTRDFIAFHEKSSPRKLRALESATVHELGGGLFEARLSGDGFARYQVRYVVGGALKVAAGLLPEEAWRSALETGAAMEGFKAPAHGLLLWEVRYPPDVDPFTAPERLQPPGLPREPPFLPG; this comes from the coding sequence GTGCTCACATCAACCTCCAAGCGGATTCCCGTCGCACTGTGGCTCTGGTACCTCGGTGGGAACTTCCGCGGCTTCCAGCGCCAGCCCCAAGGCCCCACCGTCCAGGAGTCCCTGGAGGAGGCGCTGCGGGCGGTCGGCGTCCCCGCCACGGTGATGCCGGCCGGGCGCACGGACCGGGGCGTCCATGCTCGGATGCAGGTGGTGAGTGTCCGGCTGGAGGCCGGGGACTCCCCGGAGTCACTCGCCCAACGGCTTCCCGCGCACCTGCCCCCGGGGCTCGGGCTGTGCCTGGTCCGAAGGCCCCGCTCCTTCCATGCGCAGTGGAGCGCGAGCGGCAAGGCGTACCGGTACCGGTTCCAGTTGGGCGGCGCGGTGGCGCCGGAGTGGGCGCCCTACGCGCTGGATGTGGCGGGTGAAGTCGGGCTCCAGGGCCAGGGCCACCGAGTCACACCTGAACGTGTGGCGGACCTGCTCGCCCTGGCGGCGGGCACGCGTGACTTCATCGCGTTCCATGAGAAGTCCAGCCCCCGCAAGCTCCGCGCGCTGGAGTCCGCCACCGTGCATGAGCTCGGGGGAGGATTGTTCGAGGCGCGGCTGAGCGGGGATGGCTTTGCTCGCTACCAGGTGCGCTACGTGGTGGGTGGCGCGCTGAAGGTCGCGGCGGGGCTGCTGCCAGAAGAAGCGTGGCGTTCAGCCCTGGAGACGGGGGCGGCCATGGAGGGCTTCAAGGCGCCCGCTCACGGCCTGCTGCTCTGGGAGGTTCGCTACCCTCCCGATGTGGATCCCTTCACCGCCCCAGAGCGCCTCCAGCCTCCGGGGCTGCCGCGAGAGCCACCCTTCCTTCCCGGGTGA
- a CDS encoding ribbon-helix-helix domain-containing protein, which produces MDMNPRLTSVVFRLNREKLDALKELSRSTRIRQSEYLREAISDLLAKYEERLVD; this is translated from the coding sequence TTGGACATGAATCCCCGCCTCACCTCGGTGGTCTTCCGGCTCAACCGCGAGAAGCTCGACGCCCTGAAGGAGCTGTCGCGCTCCACGCGCATCCGCCAGAGCGAGTACCTTCGGGAGGCCATCTCGGATCTGCTGGCGAAGTATGAGGAGCGGCTCGTCGACTGA
- the larE gene encoding ATP-dependent sacrificial sulfur transferase LarE, with protein sequence MLSPERIQALCESSRPKLEAMRASLRAHGSALVAFSGGVDSTFVLKVAVEELGERALALTALSASVAPEEAQEARELAERLGARHVVLGSNELANPQYAANPTNRCYFCKTELYDICEARRAELGLAVVLDGFNADDFKDHRPGHKAAREHAVVSPLAEAGLTKEEIRAWSQALGLPTWDKPQMACLASRIPYGTAVTRDRLLQIASAESELRKLGFRQFRVRYHSEVARLEVAAEEYEKFLSVDVRQRINSAFLALGFKFVALDLEPFRSGRLNEAAGVTKPASQGTSGFSLPVVS encoded by the coding sequence ATGCTGAGCCCCGAGCGAATCCAGGCCCTGTGTGAGTCGTCGAGACCGAAACTGGAGGCGATGCGTGCCTCGTTGCGCGCCCATGGCAGTGCCCTGGTGGCCTTCTCGGGCGGCGTGGACTCCACCTTCGTCCTGAAGGTGGCGGTGGAGGAGTTGGGGGAGCGGGCCCTGGCGCTCACGGCGCTGTCGGCCTCGGTGGCCCCCGAAGAGGCGCAGGAGGCGCGTGAGCTGGCGGAGCGGCTGGGCGCCCGGCATGTCGTCCTCGGCAGCAACGAGCTGGCCAACCCCCAGTACGCGGCCAACCCCACCAACCGCTGCTACTTCTGCAAGACCGAGCTGTATGACATCTGCGAGGCCCGCCGCGCGGAGCTGGGGCTGGCGGTGGTGTTGGACGGCTTCAACGCGGACGACTTCAAGGACCACCGGCCCGGGCACAAGGCGGCGCGTGAGCACGCGGTGGTGTCGCCGCTGGCGGAGGCGGGGCTGACGAAGGAGGAGATTCGCGCGTGGAGCCAGGCGCTGGGGCTGCCCACGTGGGACAAGCCTCAGATGGCGTGCCTGGCGTCGCGCATCCCCTACGGCACGGCGGTGACGCGGGACAGGCTGTTGCAGATCGCCTCGGCCGAGTCGGAGCTGCGCAAGCTGGGCTTCCGCCAGTTCCGCGTGCGCTACCACAGCGAGGTGGCGCGGCTGGAGGTGGCCGCCGAGGAGTACGAGAAGTTCCTCTCCGTGGACGTGCGCCAGCGGATCAACTCGGCCTTCCTGGCCCTGGGGTTCAAGTTCGTGGCGTTGGATCTGGAGCCGTTCCGTTCCGGCCGGTTGAACGAGGCGGCGGGCGTGACGAAGCCCGCGAGCCAGGGGACCTCGGGCTTCTCGCTCCCGGTCGTCAGCTAG
- the cysC gene encoding adenylyl-sulfate kinase, with protein sequence MASNTGFTLWLTGMSGTGKSTTAAYIAARLRQVGRNVEILDEGELADELWAGLGDSKEERNTIAGRLGYVANVLTRNGVAALVPCVSPYKAKREENRRSIGRYVEVYVDCPTEKLIERDSTGRYKKALNGEIPNFVGITEPYEPPTSPEVTIHSDVESVEDGAAKIFQSLLDLGYMTTEELKIITGKKMKANPLPAKGEKAEKAEKAEKGGAKARRAEEPKAAAKAAKADKGAKSRPATRAARVAKPTPAAKKSAKGKGR encoded by the coding sequence ATGGCCTCCAACACTGGATTCACCCTCTGGCTGACCGGCATGTCTGGTACCGGGAAGAGCACCACTGCCGCCTACATCGCGGCGCGGCTCCGTCAGGTGGGCCGCAATGTGGAGATCCTCGATGAGGGCGAGCTCGCCGATGAGCTGTGGGCGGGGTTGGGCGATTCCAAGGAGGAGCGCAACACGATTGCCGGGCGGCTGGGTTATGTCGCCAACGTGCTGACGCGCAATGGCGTCGCGGCGCTGGTTCCCTGCGTGAGCCCGTACAAGGCGAAGCGCGAGGAGAATCGCCGGAGCATCGGCCGGTACGTCGAGGTCTACGTCGACTGCCCCACCGAGAAGCTCATCGAGCGCGACAGCACGGGCCGCTACAAGAAGGCGCTCAACGGGGAGATCCCCAACTTCGTGGGCATCACCGAGCCCTACGAGCCGCCCACCTCGCCCGAGGTGACCATCCACTCCGACGTGGAGTCCGTGGAGGACGGCGCGGCGAAGATCTTCCAGTCGCTCCTGGACCTTGGCTACATGACCACGGAGGAGCTGAAGATCATCACCGGCAAGAAGATGAAGGCCAACCCGCTGCCGGCCAAGGGTGAGAAGGCCGAGAAGGCTGAGAAGGCCGAAAAGGGTGGGGCCAAGGCGCGCCGGGCGGAGGAGCCGAAGGCGGCCGCCAAGGCGGCGAAGGCGGACAAGGGCGCCAAGTCGCGTCCGGCCACGCGGGCAGCGCGAGTCGCGAAGCCGACGCCCGCGGCGAAGAAGTCCGCGAAGGGCAAGGGCCGCTGA
- a CDS encoding M67 family metallopeptidase, with amino-acid sequence MTTWPDSRWPEAVREELLRHLERSYPHEGCGVILQGAREGAWRVCPLRNASPCPTRAYAFAPEEWLALCLEVESRGEQVVTVFHSHVDAPPTFSAEDRAQAAPTGHPLLPGVSYLIASVHRGRVTWVSEYEWRGGDFQTRRV; translated from the coding sequence GTGACGACCTGGCCGGATTCGCGCTGGCCCGAAGCCGTGCGCGAGGAGCTCCTCCGGCATCTGGAGCGCAGCTACCCGCACGAGGGCTGTGGCGTGATCCTCCAGGGTGCTCGGGAGGGGGCGTGGCGCGTTTGCCCCCTGCGTAACGCCTCGCCCTGTCCCACGCGGGCCTACGCCTTCGCACCCGAGGAGTGGCTGGCGCTCTGCCTCGAGGTGGAGTCACGAGGAGAACAGGTCGTCACGGTGTTCCACTCGCATGTGGACGCGCCCCCCACCTTCTCGGCGGAAGACCGCGCCCAGGCTGCTCCGACGGGGCATCCGCTCCTGCCGGGAGTTTCCTATCTCATTGCATCCGTACACCGGGGCCGGGTCACCTGGGTGTCCGAGTATGAGTGGCGAGGTGGCGATTTTCAGACGCGCAGGGTCTGA